The Bubalus kerabau isolate K-KA32 ecotype Philippines breed swamp buffalo chromosome 8, PCC_UOA_SB_1v2, whole genome shotgun sequence genomic sequence AACATCGTTATACAACCCTGTGGGTCATTTTCTATTGTTGGGAAGTGAGAAGGACGACTGGTTGTAAATGATTCATGAGGGGCCAGATAGAGCCTCTGAGGAGGGCAGTGGAAAAATATTGTGTTGGGGAGATGGATCACTCCCTTTAGCATCTTAAGCCTTACTCTTAGccttggggagaaaaagaaacaaattaaggaaaaaaataaatattaatttctctTCCTCATAATCATCTGGAACTGCAACTCTGCTGTTTCCTTGAAGTGGCTAGGATCTTTACCCCAAGGAATAATTTATGGTCCAGTTTGAAATGTAAGCAGGTCTTATAAGGAGGAGAAGAACAGAAGGCGAGAATATGTGTGAAAGGGTTGGAGGCACACGGTCACCTATAATTTAGCAAAGTCCCTCgtttttattttgtgttcatgTAAATGCACCatcaaacatttttgaaaaaacacTCAAGTTTCTAACAGTATTCTCTACCGATTCTCTAGCCCAAGTTCAAAAGCGTGCAGAcatcaaagaaattgaaaaaaaaaaaaagtaaagaaaagaaatagggcAAAAGAACAAATAGGGAAGGAGCAAATAAGTGTACTTTATTAGGTGTCTGGCACAGCAATAGCTGTTATTTATACAATATCTAGTTTCACAACAACTTCTGAGGTTTAGTTAAAGCTTtaccttttttacatttttttcctgaaaaaaaaaactataattttaGTCTAAGAAATTTCTCTGAGACCACGCATCTTTTAAATGGGGAAACCAGATTTTAAATGAAGCTCTATGTTCTTTCTAATCAAATTCATGACCAATAATATCTCATTTTTATTGTCTTGAAAACTTGTGTCACTCttcattcttctgtttcttttgacCACCACATTTAAGAATAAAGTCCTATCTAATCTACCTCCTAGGCCCCTCtcaattgcttttttttcttttcttctttttcactaaCCTCCTTTAGGCCTCTAATATTTCTTCCATATTCTATCTcattagttaaaaaaattttttttatttgtttatttttggctgtgctaaatctttgttgctgtgctagTAGCTAGAATTCACATAATTCAAAGCCTTTTGAGTCTTTACATAAATTTTTAGGGTGTAAGAGGTCCTAAGACCAAAAAGGTATAAACTGCTGAGCTGTTGAGACAGAGATGAAAGCACAAGTGGCTGGATGTATGAAGCTAAGACATtctcctgttgttcagttgctaagttgtgtctgactctttgataccccgtcaactgcggcacgccaggcttctctgtccttcactatctccgggagtttgctcaaactcatgtccattgagttggtgatgccatgcaaccatctcatcctctgttgcccccttctcctcttgccctcaatctttgccagcatcagggtcttttccaataagttggctctttgcatcaagtggccagagtagtggaacttcagcttcagcatcagtcctcccagtgaatattcagggttgatttcctttaggattgagtggtttggtctccttgcagtccaagggactctcaagcgtcttctccagccccacagttcaaaagcatcaattctttgatgcttagccttctttatggtccatctctcatatttgtacatgactattggaaaaatcatagctttgacaacatggacctttgtctgcaaaattattctaatttcatctttaaaatgatggggagatagtgaaagatttttaaatagaGGAGGGCAAATCAAATCTATATATTTCTGTGTTGGGAAATATCAGCCAGCCTGTCCTTTGGAGGCTTGCTTTGTGGTTTAGCTGAGGGGTGGCTTTGAGAGGAGGCACGGTGACTAGGAGGCTGTCCTAGTGGTTCAAGCTCAATGTGATGCAGTCTCAAAGGGGAGCAAAGGAGCAGTGGGAATCACTTTGAGGGGACTTCTGGATCTCTGTAGGACTTAGGGACTGGAGCAGTGCACAGAATGAATGGAAGTGAGGACTCCGGAGTGCTGCAGGTTCCTGGGTCAGGTAATTCAGGGAATGCTAACAGCACGCACTGTGCTCACACCCTCTcagatctctgtttcctctccaGGCTTCTGTGCTATTTCGCTTCTTTGGGCGATGACTTGATGGCTAACTTGTGCAGAGACTGCAAGTACCTGGGAATTTATGTTTCCCCAGCTCAACCGTGAGATGGCTTTTAGCCAGAGACTGACTGCACAGAATATGAAAGCTCAGCTCCGCTTCCTTGAGATGGAACAAACTGGAGATGTAAAATATACCCCAGGGCTCCCCCACAGGATCAGGCTGAAGCTAGAATTTTTGCTGCAATCACACTGTTTCTTGGCTTCCACTTTTTCCattcagttttctcttccttACTCCCTTACAGCGTTCTCCTGGGAGCACacttctctctctgcccctcacATGAATATTCATCTCAGAGTCTGCTTCTGTGGAACCTGACCTAAGACAGCACTCTTGTGGACCTTGCATTTTGCTCAGATAGAACATGCTGTTGGGGGccagcatgaggcactccgcctgtggcaaaggtcatgaggaaggaggcttgatatatgcaaaggcgggatcgagcctcaggagtcaccctggaaatcctcgagcatctacccccataaccagagcctgcctactttactacttcgtgctctcacctacacctctgactttacggggggctgtcccccaccacctctttcggagaaggagttaacttagagctccagttaataaaaactcctgggcgtgacaagagtgttttaacctccaaactcctctgaaggttctctagcctgcctgacaggcttgtccggccacatgtgattgctcacagcctcccaaccgtgagaggcacgagatgctttaaaccttctaaaaacaggttctttagagaagttagaaaaaccattagtataagtatagtgggctgattagaaattgtattggtgaagggtttttcatttgttgagccaatgtttgttgctaagtctccacatcccctgcctttacacacattaatgaatatatagaagaaataagtattaacctttgatattaatcacattagaccttaggctaagtaaattctttccttaactaaaacccactacaccctcaccctataggaatgtaactttatttgggtggcatctgttttaagaataatcacccctggagaaataagtgtcctggttgactgactgctgtcacaaggaaagggtcataaattgtcagcaggctccctggccagaagatgatgtaacacccctaagacctctgtatacatttgtatgaagcacctgactttgataaaagtcaggactgctgaccctgcatgacctttgcataacatctcagtgtataaaagtagaccatggaaaataaagaattgggatcagttcctcgaaagactggtctccccatgtcgctctctctctctctctctctctcactctggctgagtctccatctggagcgcggaacctgccatgcttactaattatgcctgggcttctaagattggaccggggaggcctcagtgtctcctctccttcaggagaacggaaggacgcctgcggcctatgtaagtggtgcaaacttcttgtcttgaagttttattggtctcccgtgtaaaccaagccactcagcctcttttctccactgaattttcctactgagctatccttattctattactctttatatctctaattaatatctaattgaagctattgtatcctgatcctcgccgacgccgtccctgcttcgaactccctggatcagccggggctggaccccagcaacaTACCATATGTGGAGCGGACTTTAGAGGAAGGAGAGTCAGTTCACTTTGGACATGTTGATTTTAAGTGCACTTGGATCATTTGTGGAAATAGCTAATAAGTAGTCAGAGCTGAGTTAGAAATATTGATTTGAGAGTCGTCAGGATATGGATGGTGGTTGAAGCCATGGGTGTGAATGAGGTTCTTTTAGGAGAGTGTATGAGAAGTCTAGAGGTGAATACTGGGCCATGGGGAAATTTTGACAGATGTATATTAGCATGTCCTTCATAAAAATCCTTTTTACACAAGTAgcactttccattttcatattCAGAAACATCATATCATTTGACCTTTATGGTAACAAAGGAAGGTGGGAGTCTGTAtaattattgtcattatttttcagatgaggaaattgagactctgAAAATTCATGTGAATTACTTAAAAGTCAAGAAAATGGCAAGGCCAGCACAAAAACTCAGGTCATTTAATTCCTAGTAAAAAGATTTCCTGCCTCCcaattgcttttgaaaaaaaatgtctttttttttccttctaaatagTCTTGCAATGTGCAGGCAATTGTCTTCTTTATTGCAGACTCAGCAGTCATATGAATGCATATGACATCTGTTCCAGGGTTTCTGATATCCTCATAAATTTATTATGCTCTGCTGCATAATAACTTTGTTTCCTAGAGCCCAGAAAGTCACTTCCTTCAGGAAGCCACCCTGAACCAGCTTCAGTGCTCTGCTTGTTTCTTAACAGTTTTATGTTCATTTGACAGCATATTCTTTTCACATGTTGATATACtacttctgaatttttttccttgatactttttgtgtatttttgtttttcttctcccaACTATTTTATAAGACAATCTTTAAGATGTTCTCTTTTATATAAAAGTCAATACAGGGCGCCAGAGGCTCTAGCGGCAGTAGCAGCAGCGCCGGGTCTGGAGTGGAGGTGCTCCAGCGGTGTTGTTTCTCGAGCAGCGGCAGTTCTCACTACAGCGCCAGGACGAGTCCGGGTTCGTGTTCGTCCGCAGAGATCTCTCTCATCTCGCTCGGCTGCGGGAAATCGGGCTGAAGCGACTGAGTCCGCGATGGAGAAAACTTTAGAAACTGTTCCTTtggagaggaaaaagagagaaaaggaacaaaTCCGTAAACTCTTTATTGGTGGCTTGAGCTTTGAAACTACAGAAGAAAGTTTGAGGAACTACTACGAGCAATGGGGAAAACGTACAGATTGTGTGGTAATGAGGGATCCTGCAAGCAAAAGATCAAGAGGATTTGGTTTTGTGACTTTTTCTTCCATGGCTGAAGTTGATGCTGCCATGGCTGCAAGACCTCATTCAATTGATGGGAGAGTGGTTGAGCCAAAACGTGCTGTTGCAAGAGAGGAATCTGGAAAGCCAGGGGCTCATGTAACTGTGAAGAAGCTGTTTGTTGGTGGAATTAAGGAAGATACTGAGGAACATCATCTTAGAGATTACTTTGAGGAATATGGAAAAATTGATACCATTGAGATAATTACTGACAGGCAGTCTGGAAAGAAAAGAGGCTTTGGATTTGTTACTTTTGATGACCATGATCCTGTGGATAAGAGTGTGTTGCAAAAATACCATACTATCAATGGTCATAATGCAGAAGTAAGAAAGGCTTTGTCTAGACAAGAAATGCAGGAAGTCCAAAGTTCTAGAAGTGGAAGAGGAGGCAACTTTGGTTTTGGAGGTTCTCGTGGTGGCAGTGGAAATTTTGGACCAGGACCAGAAAGTAACTTTAGAGGAGGATCTGATGGATATGGAAGTGGCCATGGATTTGGAGATGGCTATAATGGGtatggaggaggacctggaggtGGCAATTTTGGAGGTAGCCCTGGttatggaggaggaagaggaggatatGGTGGTGGAGGACCTGGATATGGCAACCAGGGTGGGGGCTACGGAGGTGGTTATGACAAATATGGAGGAGGAAATTACGGGAGTGGAAATtacaatgattttggaaattATAACCAACAACCTTCTAACTATGGTCCAATGAAGAGTGGAAATTTTGGTGGTAGCAGGAACATGGGGGGACCATATGGTGGAGGAAACTATGGTCCAGGAGGCAGTGGAGGAAGTGGG encodes the following:
- the LOC129659550 gene encoding heterogeneous nuclear ribonucleoproteins A2/B1-like isoform X1, with the translated sequence MEKTLETVPLERKKREKEQIRKLFIGGLSFETTEESLRNYYEQWGKRTDCVVMRDPASKRSRGFGFVTFSSMAEVDAAMAARPHSIDGRVVEPKRAVAREESGKPGAHVTVKKLFVGGIKEDTEEHHLRDYFEEYGKIDTIEIITDRQSGKKRGFGFVTFDDHDPVDKSVLQKYHTINGHNAEVRKALSRQEMQEVQSSRSGRGGNFGFGGSRGGSGNFGPGPESNFRGGSDGYGSGHGFGDGYNGYGGGPGGGNFGGSPGYGGGRGGYGGGGPGYGNQGGGYGGGYDKYGGGNYGSGNYNDFGNYNQQPSNYGPMKSGNFGGSRNMGGPYGGGNYGPGGSGGSGGYGGRSRY
- the LOC129659550 gene encoding heterogeneous nuclear ribonucleoproteins A2/B1-like isoform X2; its protein translation is MEKTLETVPLERKKREKEQIRKLFIGGLSFETTEESLRNYYEQWGKRTDCVVMRDPASKRSRGFGFVTFSSMAEVDAAMAARPHSIDGRVVEPKRAVAREESGKPGAHVTVKKLFVGGIKEDTEEHHLRDYFEEYGKIDTIEIITDRQSGKKRGFGFVTFDDHDPVDKSVLQKYHTINGHNAEVRKALSRQEMQEVQSSRSGRGGNFGFGGSRGGSGNFGPGPESNFRGGSDGYGSGHGFGDGYNGYGGGPGGNYGSGNYNDFGNYNQQPSNYGPMKSGNFGGSRNMGGPYGGGNYGPGGSGGSGGYGGRSRY